The Urbifossiella limnaea nucleotide sequence CCGAGTCGCCCGGCATCACCATGTCGACGCCCGCCGGCAGCGTCAACGCCCCGGTCACGTCGGTGGTGCGGACGAAGAACTGCGGCTTGTACCCGCTGAAGAACGGGGTGTGACGACCGCCCTCCGCCTTCGTCAGCGCGTACACCGACGCCCGAAACCGCGTGTTCGGCGTCACCGACCCCGGGGCGGCGAGCACGCAGCCCCGCCACACCTGGTCGGCCTTCACGCCGCGCAGCCGGACGCCGACGTTTTCGCCGGCCTCGGCCCGGGCCGTCGGCAGGTGGAACGCCTCGACGCTGGTGACGACCGCCTCCAGGCCGTCGGCGGCGCCAAGCACCTCGACGCGGTCACCGGGGCCGACCCGCCCCCGGGCGACCAGGCCGGTGACGACCGTGCCGAGCCCCTCGATCGAGTACACGCCCTCGACCGGCAGAAGGAACGGCTTGTCCACCTCCCGCGCCGGTGCGGGGACGTGGGCGTCGAGCGCCGCCAGCAGCTCGCGGACGCACCCGTTGAACACGGGGTCGGCCGGGTTGTCGAGGGCGCCCTTCGCGTTGCCGCGGACGACCGGCGTGCCGGCGCCGTCGTAGCCGTACTTCGCCAGCAGGTCGCGGGTCTCCAGCTCGACCAGGTCCACCAACTCGGCGTCCGTCACGAGGTCCACCTTGTTGAGGAAGACGACGAGCCGGTCGAGGCCGACCTGGCGGGCGAGGAGGACGTGCTCGCGCGTCTGCGGCATCGGGCCGTCCACGGCCGAGATCAGCAGCACCGCCCCGTCCATCTGGGCGGCCCCGGTGATCATGTTCTTGACGTAGTCCGCGTGCCCCGGGCAGTCGACGTGGGCGTACTCGCGGTGCTCCGTCTCGTACCGGACGTGGCTGGCGACGACGGTGACCGTCTTCGTCTCGTCGCGCCGCACGCCGCCCTTGGCGATGGCGTGGTAGTCCTTCCGCTCGGCGAGGCCGAGTTCGGCCTGAACGGCGAGGACGGCGGCGGTGAGGGTGGTCTTGCCGTGGTCGATGTGGCCGATGGTGCCGACGTTGACGTGAACCTTCTTCATGGGAGCGAGCCCCTGCCGGCCGCGACGAGCGGGCGGCGGTTGTCCGGGGTCCGCCGCCCGGCCGCGGCTTGCGGCCTTTTTTCCGCGACGAGCGGATCCAGGGCGGGGCACCCGGCGGTGCCAAATGGCGGGTCAAGGACACGGACGGTTCGGTGGAGGTTCGGCGGGGCCGGCGCTACAATGCCTCACACAACAGGAGCCGCACATGGGCCGATCCGCGAGTGGGTATGACCTGTCGCCGCTGACCGCCGACGCCCGCGCCGCGGCCGAGGCGACACTGACGCCGGACGAGCGGCGCGTCATACTACACCAGGGCACGGAGCGGCCGTTCTGCGGCGGGCTGCTGAAGAACAAGGAAGCGGGCGTGTACGTGTGCCGGCTGTGCGGCCTGCCGCTGTTCCGCTCGGGGTCGAAGTTCGAGTCCGGCACCGGTTGGCCGAGCTTCACGACGCCGTACGACCCGGCCCACGTCGCGGAGGTCGTGGACGACAGCCACGGCATGGTCCGCACCGAGATTCGCTGCGCCCGCTGCGACGGCCACCTCGGCCACGTCTTCCCTGACGGCCCGGCGCCGTCGGGTCTTCGGTACTGCCTGAACTCGGTGTCGCTGGCGTTCAGGACCGAACCGCCGCCGCCGGGCGCGGGTCCGTCCCTTGCCCCTGCAACGGGGCCGGCTTAGGTTAAATCGACGGGCCAAGTGGCGGAATGGCAGACGCACTCGACTCAAAATCGAGCGTAGCAATACGTGTGGGTTCGAGTCCCACCTTGGCCACCTGAACATCTGGACAGTATGAGACGGGAGCGGTCAGGACCGGACTAACCGGTCTGCCCGCAAGCACTTCCGCCGATGTTGTCCCGTCGGGTCTAATTCCGTCCGCCCGGGTCTGCGTCGGCTTTTGCGTCGCCGGTGCGTCGGAAGTTGCGTCGCCGCGCACGGCCTTCTCGAAGTCCCCTTCCAGCGTCTGCAAGTAGTGGCCGAGCGCGATCTTCGGCGTGTTGCCGACCCAGGCGGTCACGACGTGTATGGGGTGTTGCTTCATCAGGTCGGTTTCGAGACTCGACCGCAGGTTCTGGAACAGCCGCGGCCACGCCACCAGTCCGGCCCGGCGGACGAGCTTCTCGAACACCGACCGCAGGTTCGTGTTCACCCACCCGCCCGGCTTCTGGGTCGTGGCCCGGTAGCGGTCGCCCTGCGCGCCGCCGATCACGTACACCTCGCCGGGGCCGGCCAGCTCCCACGCCTCTTCGAGGTACGGCCGGAGCCGGGCGAAGATCGGCACCACCCGCGACGCCTTCCCCTCGATGTGCTCCGTCTTCGGCGAGTCCACGACCATCCGCCCGCGGGGCAGGTCCACGCCCTCCCACTTGAGCGACAGCACCTCGGACGGGCAGCGGAGCCCTCCGAACCGGGCCAGTGCGATGATGACCCGCCAGAGGGGTGTCGCCTTGTCGAGGAGTGCGAGGGTGTCCGCCTCGGTGACGTAGAACTGGCGCTCGAGCGGGTTGTGGTTCTTGCCGCCCACGTCGGCGAACGGGTTCTCGGCGATGAGTTTCAGCTTGAGCGCGTACTTGAACAGCATCTTGGCCATCTTGAGCCGGCGGTAGACCGTGGCCCCGGCCTTCCCCGTGTATGCCGCTTTGAACCGCTCGGCCTCGGCCACCGTGACGGCCCGGAGGTCGGTCCCGACCCCGAGCTCGGCCACCAGGTCGGCGGCGACCCGGCGGATCGTCACCAGCGTGGCGGGCTTGGTGTGCCCGTCGGTCGCTCGGCGGCGGACGTACTCGTCGAGGAATGCGCCCAGCTTCTGGGACTGACGCTCGGCCATCAGCCCCACGGCGGCGAGCTTCGCGGCGAGGTCGTCGGGAATGGTGGCCGTCCACGCCGCCGTCTGCGGATCGACCGGCGCCCTGGCGGCGATGCTGCCGACCAGCGACTCGACGCGCAGCTTGACCGCGGCGGCGACCTTCTGCGTCACCTTCCCGAGGTAGATCGTCTTCCGCCCCCCGCCGGGGGCGGCGAACAGGATGCGGACGTTGCCGCCGTTGTCGGTGCTGATGCTGGCCATCGAGTTGTGCCCTTCTGAGAACGGCCGGCCGGCGGGTGCGGTTCTCAGGTCGCATCCCGCCGGCCCGGCCAAAGGCGTGTGGATCATACCGGCGGCCACCGCGGCGCGCCAGCTCGGTAGTCGATCGCTCCCGCCCGCCGACACCTGAAACCATCCCCAAAGTCCCCATAGTTGAACCACGGTCGAACTACGGGGGCTTTGGGGACTCATTCCCAGGTACGACGGTTCCAGCTCGGGTTCACCTCATACGTCTCGGGGATCGGCCCCGGGCGGGCGTTCTCGGGCCGGTCCACGGGCCGGATGTAGCCGTGGTCCACTAGCAGCGCGAACACCGTGGCCAACCCCGCGGCGCTCGACACGTCGCGCTCGTCCTTCACCTGTTGGTAAGCATCCGTGCGGGTGAACGCGGTCCGCTCGGGGTTGCGGGCCAACCACGCCAGCAGCCGTCGTGCAACACGTCCGGGCCGGTCGAGCCACTTCCGGCCGTAGGCGCGACCGGCGTGCCGCTCGAAGTAGTCCACAAGCACCGCCCCGCCGGCCAACTCGTCCACGCCGATCGGGGCGTTCTCCTCCACGAGCCCGCACACCCGGCGGACCGACCACAGCAGCGCCGCAAACCGGGCGCAGTAACCGCGGAGCTTGGCCAAGACGCCCCGGAACGGGTCGGCCTCGTCGAGGGCGTTCGTGCGGGCGGAATTCATCTCCGTGAACTCCTCCCACGCCAATTGGCCGTCGTGACTCAACCGCACGAAGTGCGGCCGGTACTCGGGGTCGGCGGCGGGGCCGTCCGGCACCAACTCCAACCCGAGCAGGTCGAACACCACGTCGGCGTAGCCGGCCTCCTGGTCCGGGGTCACGGTCCGCCACGACTCCTTCATCGCCGGGCACGGGTCGGGGTAGGCGAACAGGAAGCGGTCGAGGAACCCGTCGGCGGCCGCATCCCCGTGGCGGTTCTCGCCGCGGAGCTCGGCCAGCGAATCGGGACACATCATCCCGGCGACGGCCGCGAACGGGTGCGGGATGACCAGCGGCCCCGCGGCGTGGTCCTTCACCCGGTTCACCTTCGCGGGCGCCCCGGCCCAGGCGCTGAGCCAGAACTGCCGGTCGGCCCCGCGGCCGCCCCGGTACTGGTCCATGCCGCGGACGAACCCGCTCAGCTCGTCCTTCAGCACCACCACGCCGCGCTCGTTGTCGGCCAGCACCCGGGCCACCGCCTCGGTGGTGGCGTCGTCGAGTACCGCCTGCCGGAGCGTCGGCCGCCGCGGGGGGCTCGGCGGCTCGCCCTCACACCCCTGTTCGCGCCACTCCTTCAGCCGGGACTTGTGCCGGTCCATCTCGGTGTCGAACACGGACAGCTCGCCCCGGTACGTCCGCTGCCATACCCGCTCGGCCTTTAGCAGCGGCGCCCGGGCCATCTTCAGGGCCGCGCTCTTCGTCGAGCCGGGCGGTGCGAGCACTGCCGTCCAGAACAGTGGCACCTCGGACCACGAACTCTTGATCTGCGCCGCCCGGGACCGGCCGGCGGCGGCGCCGACTACGGCCAACCCGGGCGCGGCGACGTACTCGGGCGGCACGGCCAGCGCGGCGGCGGCCGCCTGCCAGTAGTCGGCCACCTTCGGCGGGAAGACCGCCAGCGGGAATGGGGGCACCGGGGGCAGGGTCGGCAGCGGCACCGGGGGCGCCCACCCCGGGGGTGGCGTTACGGCTGACCGGGTGGAGTTCGTCGCACGACCACCACCGTCGTCGGCGGCGTCGAGGAGGTAGCCGCGGGGCTTGCCGTAGTCCTTCGTGGCGGCGTCCTTCACCTTGTGGGCGAGCTCGGGCTCGGACCACGGGGGCGTGCAGCGCGGGTTGTAGTCGTCGCGCAGCAGCCGCAGCACCACGTCGTCGGGGAGGGCGAACCCCCAGGCGAGCGCCCGGGCGACGGCGAACGTCCGCCCGTGGCCGTCCTGCCCGCTCACCGCCCCGTCGCACTTTTTCAGGTACGCCCG carries:
- the tuf gene encoding elongation factor Tu; translated protein: MKKVHVNVGTIGHIDHGKTTLTAAVLAVQAELGLAERKDYHAIAKGGVRRDETKTVTVVASHVRYETEHREYAHVDCPGHADYVKNMITGAAQMDGAVLLISAVDGPMPQTREHVLLARQVGLDRLVVFLNKVDLVTDAELVDLVELETRDLLAKYGYDGAGTPVVRGNAKGALDNPADPVFNGCVRELLAALDAHVPAPAREVDKPFLLPVEGVYSIEGLGTVVTGLVARGRVGPGDRVEVLGAADGLEAVVTSVEAFHLPTARAEAGENVGVRLRGVKADQVWRGCVLAAPGSVTPNTRFRASVYALTKAEGGRHTPFFSGYKPQFFVRTTDVTGALTLPAGVDMVMPGDSAPVEVTLDRPVALTAGGRFAIREGGKTVGSGVVTELLG
- the msrB gene encoding peptide-methionine (R)-S-oxide reductase MsrB; the protein is MGRSASGYDLSPLTADARAAAEATLTPDERRVILHQGTERPFCGGLLKNKEAGVYVCRLCGLPLFRSGSKFESGTGWPSFTTPYDPAHVAEVVDDSHGMVRTEIRCARCDGHLGHVFPDGPAPSGLRYCLNSVSLAFRTEPPPPGAGPSLAPATGPA
- a CDS encoding DUF3987 domain-containing protein, giving the protein MTTPNVRLAAALDYAARGWPVLALHNPVDGGCSCRKSDCAQAGKHPRTAHGVKDASTDAATIRGWWVKWPDANVGVATGAAAGILMVGPDGDAGLADLARLNDEHGPVPPTRRGRSGSGGAHLIFNWPADGVPLTNRKNHRGLKIDVRGEGGYFVAPPSVNATGAYAWTDTRDPADAPAWLLAWVRGTSLKLTATAGPGAEERARAYLKKCDGAVSGQDGHGRTFAVARALAWGFALPDDVVLRLLRDDYNPRCTPPWSEPELAHKVKDAATKDYGKPRGYLLDAADDGGGRATNSTRSAVTPPPGWAPPVPLPTLPPVPPFPLAVFPPKVADYWQAAAAALAVPPEYVAAPGLAVVGAAAGRSRAAQIKSSWSEVPLFWTAVLAPPGSTKSAALKMARAPLLKAERVWQRTYRGELSVFDTEMDRHKSRLKEWREQGCEGEPPSPPRRPTLRQAVLDDATTEAVARVLADNERGVVVLKDELSGFVRGMDQYRGGRGADRQFWLSAWAGAPAKVNRVKDHAAGPLVIPHPFAAVAGMMCPDSLAELRGENRHGDAAADGFLDRFLFAYPDPCPAMKESWRTVTPDQEAGYADVVFDLLGLELVPDGPAADPEYRPHFVRLSHDGQLAWEEFTEMNSARTNALDEADPFRGVLAKLRGYCARFAALLWSVRRVCGLVEENAPIGVDELAGGAVLVDYFERHAGRAYGRKWLDRPGRVARRLLAWLARNPERTAFTRTDAYQQVKDERDVSSAAGLATVFALLVDHGYIRPVDRPENARPGPIPETYEVNPSWNRRTWE